The sequence below is a genomic window from Felis catus isolate Fca126 chromosome A2, F.catus_Fca126_mat1.0, whole genome shotgun sequence.
tttgagaaacagagagagagagcatgaacaggggagggtcagagaaagagggagacacacagaatctgaaacaggctccaggctctgagctgtcagcacagagcctgacgcggggcttgaacccacggaccgcgagatcatgacctgagccgaagtcggacgctcaaccgaccgagccacccaggcgcccccctcagtTGTTTAAATTCAAACTCAATCAAGTGTCTTATCAATTTCACCTTCTGGTGGCATTACTGCCACACCCTTTTAACCTGCTCCAGCCTAGACTGGCTGCTCTCAGCCAACTTCAGGCTGCCATCCTAGGATCTCCCTTGACCACCATCTGGGGAATTCTTCCCCACTTTGGAATTTTATACCCTcttagtctgttttgttttggttttgtttttttgtttgtttgcttgtttatttttgtttttttttgttgttgttgttgcttgtttgtttgtttggtggaGCAAACCTTCTAGTAGCATTCCTGGGGAAACATGCatccaaaaaaattatttgagaccTTGCATATTTAAAAGTGTCTTTTTTCTACCCTTCTTGATTCATGATAGTTTGGTTGGGTATTGAATTTTAGGTGGGAAATCCTTTTCCCTCAGAATTTTGAAGACAGTTCTtccttctatctctctttctctctgcttctctctctggaagtttttagaatcttctctttgtcttcataactcaaaaaatttttttgataattaGCTTTGGTAATACTATGcttctaattttcttatattttatcccccttatttttcatttttgtgatttttttctgggACATTTCCTCAactttgtctttcaaaatatccatggagattttattttattttattttatttttatttatttttgagagagtgagcacacacacacacacacacacacacacacacacacacacacgtgtgagtgggggaggggcagagggacagagataatcttaagcagcctccaagcccagtgaggagcccaatctcacagttgtgagatcccCTCCATGGAGATTTTAATTTCTGCTCTCATAATTTTAATTTCGAAtgggtctgtttgtttgtttgcttttctgaatgttccttttaaaagtgtcttgtaattggggcacctgggtggctcagttggttgagcatctgactcttgatttcagctcaggttgtgatctcacagcccatgggatggagccccatgttgggctctgtgctgacgtcatTGAAccagcttggggttctctcttcctcttctcctcccttgctcatgctctctctctctgtcttcctctctctctctctctctctcaaaataaataaataaataaacattaaaaaataaaagcatcttgTAATTGATCCATGGgcatcatttcttctctctcgAAAGATATTAATGATATGTTTTTTTGAAACTTTCACCTATGGCATAAGCTACTTCCTGCAAgttgctttctttctgtttgattatcagtttcctgtctcacgttagTCTTTCTTCTGATGTTTGATGTCCCCTTGTTGGCTGCGCATATTGAAAAAGGGACGCTGAGAAGCTGAATGGTCGCTCTGAGCCAATGAATGGGGCCTGTTGACTGTGGGTTCTGCAGAATTTATGTGGCTGGCCTGCCGAATTGGGGAACCCCAACGTGCCggtttcttggtttttgttttttgtttgtttgtttttctcttagacTTCACAGGCTTCTCAGGGAAGAGTCTTTAGATGCTCTTCAGTGCCAGCTCTGTCATCAGCTAAATCTCCATAGATGTGGATCCAGTCTGGGCTGTCTGTTCCATTCTATCGCTCAGTCATTTATCTCTCTTTGAACATCACACTGTCTTCATTCCTATAGCTGGATGCTGCTTCATGATCTATGATAAACCAAGTACCTCCATCATGTTCTCTTTCTGGAGGGCATTAAAATTTTATAGCTATTGTGAAATTGTTCACCATAACATTTCTGTCCATACACTGAGCGTCCTAAATCTTGTCATCTTTACCAGTCTGATAGATGCATAGCAATGGTACAACTTTTCCTTTAATTTGGATGGCTTCCTTGTAAGTGAGGTTTAGCATCCTATGTGTATAGGGACcatttgctttttcccttttatggatGGCCTGTGATTGCTTTCTGCTATTTTCCTCTGTTTGGTTGTTTATCTTATTGATTTTTTAGTGTTCCTGAATTAGGGGGCTTTATCAATTCAGACTTTCTTTGGTCAATGAATGATCtcacacctccctcccctctgcccccacttctACTGGGGTTAAATCTAGGTCAACACAGGGAAGCATGCTCTGGTCCTTGCTTCTGGTCTGGAAGCTACCCCTTGCTTCTGTTCCTACTGGTGTCTGGCCATTAAGTCCATGCAGATCTCTCTGAGCCCTCTAGGTCCTATCGGCAAGCCCCCTGCCAGCTCACCCAGGACATTCTTGGTTGCTTCTGGAGTCACATTGAGCTCTGAGCCTGAGTTTGGGACAGCAGATGTAAATGGCTCTGCAGGACCACATGAGTCATTTAAGTGTTGAATAAAGCTTGATATGCCTGAATCTCCCAGGACTCTGATTTCTGAAACTCAAAACCCCcaaattcaaatgtttttaacTATTATACCTGTCCTTAGTTCCAGAACTCTCCTATagtgtccctttctttctgtttatgcCAGCCCCTGAGTGCAGAGAAGATAGGGTCAAAGGAACTAGCAACAGGGCTATGGTCGTGTCTCAGAGCCTGCAACTCCCCACCTCGTGCTGCGGGGACCCTGACCATTCTGAGATTGATTTAAGGTATTATTATGAGTTTGAGCTTTTGTAGCcgagaactggaaaaaaattcaCCCATGAGAGGATCTGATCctggcttttttttatttttggatgatGATTGTAGAGAAAGAAGGCGTTATGTTGAAATGCTCTCAATTTGTTCCATGGCAGTGGGTCTCTCGGAGCCGTTCTTTATGCCTGGTGCTCTCTATTGTTGGGTTCTTGTGTCCCAGGACTGCCCCCCAACCACGACTCAATGACCCCTGGGAAAAGCCCCACATTTGCTGTCTCCTGCTTACCGTCATCACTCACCTGCCATCTTCCCTACCACGCTGCTGTGGAATATGGCCTCTGCCTCTGCCGCTGTCCTCATGCTGTTCTCACTGAGTCTGGGGGCCAACAGAAGTGGCCCCATCGCAGGCCTGCTCTGTCCCACGTCGCCAACACTGTGGGCAGCTCATCCCTCCCTGATCTGTTCCCTCCATCTTGGATCTGGGTAAACCCTCCCAGTTTCCCTCTGCACCAGTGGCCCTGAAAGGTGCTatgtctttgcccttcccttAGAGGTCAGCAGTGGACTTCAGGGTTCTATCAGAGGCGCTCTCTGCTCCTTCATTCTCTCGTACCAATCCCATCAGCTCCCATGGCGGTGATGACCAACTCTGCGTAGATGACTCAAATCCAGCTCCGGCTGAGCCCCGCGTGGAGCCTCAGACTCACATCTGTGTTCTCACATTGCCACTCGGGTGACACAAACCTGCGCCTTCTCCCTTGAGCCTTACCTTGGGGAAACAGCCTCCCGGCTCTCTCTGTTGGGGGAAGGCACATGGCGGTGGGGGTGTGTTTAACAAATGGTCAGGAGAGTGCCCTGCAGACAACCAGCATTGGTGGGGGCCCCAGATGCCCCCTTTCATCCAGCCTGTCTTCAGGGGATCCCTGTGGTCCTGCTGTCTTTCCCTTACCTCTTCCCAGCCTTCCTGCCTCTAGGCACTCCCCCTTCTTTTCTCTGTCCACACTTCACTTTCTGGAGTCCAAACATGGTAACTTGCTCCCTTCCTTAAAATCTTTCAATGGTTCTCCTTTGATCTTAGGATCAACTGAAACTTGGCTTAGCTTCAAGGGGTCTTTATGAACTTCTCCCTCCTGGCGTGCTATCCTCCAGCTAGTCCAGTCTTCTTTCCATTCTAGAAGCCTGCTCCCAGTCTCCATCCCCCTGGGAATCCTCCCTCCTACTCAGCCCTTGCCTTGCTAAATCCTGCTCCTTCCTGAGAAGGTCCTGGCTTACAGGTTTATGTTGACTCCGCCAGCCAGACTTTCTGGGCCTCCTGCCCCCAAGGACAAGCTAGGATGACACTAATCTAAGCATTTGCTCTTAGAGACCAAGTCTTTGTAACACCCCAGGGGTCGGTGTATCACCATATcaattcatgaaaaagaaaactgaagctcatcTCAGGTCAGTTAAGATAGAATTCCAGGCCCTTTGGATTCAAAACCACCTTCCTCGTAATACCCTAACGCCTTTACTTTCCAACTTGTCACCCATTGGTgacattacatttttttgttgctgtgttGTGTCTGACTCTTCTATTGAAATTTAAGCCtggtgagggcagggactgtcaCTCTGATTCAAATTGAATCTAGTGAATTCAGAGTGAATCTAGAATAAGCTTACCGGTCAGGAAAATGGGGATGGCGATTATTTAGCTGGATAAGTGGTGGGGAGGCCAAGTGAAATGACCagtcggggggcacctgggtggctcagtcagttgagtgtccagcttcagctcaggtcatgatctcaaggttcgtgagttcgagccccgcgtcgggctctgtgctgacagttcagaacctggaccctgcttcagattctgtgtctccctctctctctgccccttccccacttgcactctctctctcaaataaataaacacttaaaaaataattaaaaattttcctaaaaagaaatgaccagTGAGAGTGCCACACATAACAAGTCCTTGGCACTTGGGGGTCTCCTGGACCACCTCATACCCTCCCCCCCATTTTCCTGCCCCCAAAGCTTCCTCAAGAAGCTCTGATTTCTTCCTCCCACTTTCTGCTTCTCTACTTTGCTTCAGGTGTGCATTCTCAGGAGCCAGACTGCTCTGGGATGGAAGCCGGAGGCCTCGTGAAAGCAGATGGCCCTGTGAAACCAGGCCAGCCCTCGAAACCCTTTGCTGTGGTGAAACCTATGAGATGTGTGACCCCGGCTTTCACACCTGACCTCGGAGACGGAGACCAAGGCCATCGTGAAGGAAGGGGAACAGACCTTCACCGAGACCCTGGCCTCCAAGGGAGGCGGAGACGCATGCTGAGACCAGGTCTGCGTGTGGAGTCGGACCGCCGCGATGAGCCCAGACACCACGTGGAATCAGAAGCCGCGCAGACCCCATCCCTCCCTTCTACTGGGGCAGCGATGGTGCGACTTACAGCACAGCCTGGGGCGGGAGTCCAGGCGCTGCCCGATGCGTCTGGGTATTGGGTCCTCACCGATGCCCCAACTTCTGGCGTCTATCCCTGCTTGGGGTTCAGACCCTTGGAGGGCTCAACTTTGTTCTTCACGCAGACCCCCTCTGGTACCTTTGTGTACGGGGTCCCAGAATTTTTTACCCACATTGCGCAGTGACCTCCGTCACTTGCCGCCAGAGTCTGTCTGAGCTGGGTGTTATTCCCAGGCCAAAGTCAAGTCCCCATGTGTCCCCACTCAACCCTCCCCCTGCCTTATGTTGTGCAGACTGCACCTGTAAGTTTCCTCCCAGGATCCCGGCAGGGTCACACGCCCGCCCCCCTGTTGTCTCCTCCTTTTGTTTTATCAAAGATGCGTATGAATTTAGTCCCTCAGTGCTTACTGAAATAAATCCGCAATCTCCTCTTGTCCTCTTCTGTCTCAGTCTGTTCGGACTGCTATAATAAATAGCACAGtctgggtggtttataaacaacagacatttatatctcccagctctggaggctggaagtccaggatCGCCAGCAGATTCTTTGTGAGAGCTCACTTTCTAGTTTATAGATAGCTgtcttgtgtcctcacatggctggAAGAGTGAGGGAACTCTCTGGGAtcccttttataagggcactaatcccattcacaggGGCTCaacctcttaataccatcacaccgaggggttaggatttcaacgtgATTTGGGGAAGACACATTCAGTCCATGCGTTCAcagctagcattttttttttcaatcctgaGATGTAGAACTGctaaatgttttagaaaagtgGACacgggggcccctgggtagctcaatcagttaggcatctgactctggctcaggtcatgataccacggtTCGggtgtttgagccccgcgtcgggctctgtgctgacagctcggagcctggcgcctgcttcggattctgtgtctccccctctctctgcttctccccccactcacgctctatctctctgtatttctcaaaaataaataaacgttaaaaaaacgtttaaaaaaattaaaaaaagaaaagtggacacggtgaaggaacaaaagaaaaaaaaaggagaagttaCACCAAGGAAATAAGCAATAGGacattcagaaaaagaattttaaagagtaTAATTAATATCCTCAGAGAGATATGGGGTGATAGGATATCTCTGACACAATAACATGTACTTCACATAAAAAGCCAATTAGATAGAGACGCTTGAGACGAATTTTGTTGGAATACAGAATTATGTGATTTGAATCGCGGAAGGGACAGGACTGAGGCACAAATCAGTAAGCTTGGCGTTCGGGCGGAGGGAGCCCCCAGGATGTGGCCAGAGAAAGGTGGAGGGTTTGAAAGCTATCTCACACCGACAGTAGCTCCTGAAGTAGGGGCGTCCAACACCGGGGTTCTACCAAGGAGAACAGAACATCTGGACGATAGCAATATACGTGTCGTCTGGCTAACTTCCCCACGCTGAAGAAAGACTTGAATCCTGAGCAGGATGCGGCAATCACATGCACTTGGACGAGGTGTGGCGGAGGCAGAGTCCCCCAAACCGTCTGGGAGAGGAGACCTccaaggaaggcagagggagtcTGACGTCACACTTCCTTTGGCAGCACCAGGGACTCCGAACAGGGAGGTATCCTCAAAGCGCGGAGAGGCAATAACCGAGTCTCGAGTTCTAAAGCCAGTCAGAGGTGCGCTCGAGCTCAGGTGCATGGACAGGAGGTTCTGGAATTCCTGCGGCCAATTCACCCCCtcaggaagggtgggaggggcgatgggaggaggggtggggacatGACATAATGAGCCTGAACGCTAAGGACACTGGACCCAAAGCATGAGCACTCTCTGAACTTGATTGTCCGTGAGCTCGTAAAGCGAGTTCCAGCTGAGTTTTTAGTTACCTGCAGCGAAAGCACAGATGGTTTTCagccaggattaaaaaaaaaaatcaaaaatctaaacaacaacaacaacaacaacaacaaataagaagaaaataggagGAAGATGTGGGGTGCAAGAAGGACCAGTAAGCAGGGAAACTAGtaaactgtattcatttttttttttagttttttttttaatgtttatttacttttgagacagggacagagtgtgagcaggggaggggcagagagagaggcagtcacagaatccgaagcaggctccaggctctgtctgagccttcagcacagagcctgacatgggtctcgaactcacgaactgtgagatcgtgacctgagccggagtcggacgctcaaccaactgagccacccaggtgcctctctagtAAAAAGTATGATTCTGGAAGAGGGAAGAATAACCTGACATTAAAATTCCAGATGACATTGGCACagaaatttggggggtgggggagtccaggaggagctaaaaagtACTATAATTCTTGTCTGGTTTCTGGAGACGTTACAGATGCTGAGTATGAAGAAGCAATGGAACTCGAAACATTTTAAAGTCTGTGTACCCATGGGTAAGCACTAAATGAACTGAACCGCAGTGCAAACTTTCCAACCGATTGAGGGAAAAGAAGTGGGTCAAAGAAAATTTGGTGAATCAAACAAAAGGCAAAGGGGGGTTAATAGAAACAAGGAGAAAGCATGACACGTCTCAAATGctaaataagaaataagtaaCTTGATGGCAGCCTCCTGTGTGTTGCTGGCTTCAGtgggaatattttaaatgttttaccaCTAAGCAGGGCATTTCCTGTAGGTTTCTCATAGATATGCTTGATCAAGTTGAGATCATTCCCATCCGCTCAGAGTTTGATAAAAGGTCTATTATGAACTGGATTTTGCATTTTATGAAGTAGGCTTTGACGGGTTGATTTTAAGACTCATTTGTAGGAGAAAATGTCCAAGGAAAACGAAGAGTATTTTTCCCATGagcgatttttttttcttgtgtactCAACCATCCTCTTAAATAAACCCTTCTCTTTGGCTTTTATTGTAGTACAATCGTtttatgtgtctccctctttatctgcctctcccctgctcacactctgtctctctgtctcttaaaaataaataaagattaaaaaaaaaaaaaaaaccttggttGTGGTTTGACTTTACAGAAATGGGATGTGCTATCCTTCCGGGGATCTCACGGAAGTGATATTAAAGAGTCCAAACAGGGTGTGGcagatggggggggagggaggaggctgggggctggcaCCTCGCTGGACCCCATTCTCCATCTGAAGCGGGCAGAGGTGCCTTGCTATGGAAGCACTGTCCAGACCACCACGAGCCCGTCCATGGTGGAACCCGTCACTTGCCTTGCCATTGGGACGTCTCCTATATGCCAGCGTTCACCCTGGAACAGCATCTGGTCAACCCATGTGTCACTATGTCCCCAGTAGCTGGGTATCTCTCCCCACAATGCATGCGCTTGAGGTTACACAAGGACTCTCTGCTGATGGTTCCCATTCCAGGCTGTTTCTACCACCGAGATGCTTGGCTGAATGTGTTGCACATGGGGTCTTAGGGATCTGTTCTTCTCATTTCgtaaaataaatttgcaaagtGAGATTCCTATGTCAAACGGCCATATGttattttaatagatattaaGAAATTGCATTCAAATTAGG
It includes:
- the PRR20G gene encoding proline-rich protein 20G, translating into MSGVHSQEPDCSGMEAGGLVKADGPVKPGQPSKPFAVVKPMRCVTPAFTPDLGDGDQGHREGRGTDLHRDPGLQGRRRRMLRPGLRVESDRRDEPRHHVESEAAQTPSLPSTGAAMVRLTAQPGAGVQALPDASGYWVLTDAPTSGVYPCLGFRPLEGSTLFFTQTPSGTFVYGVPEFFTHIAQ